A genomic window from Flintibacter sp. KGMB00164 includes:
- a CDS encoding LysR family transcriptional regulator — MNFLHLKYFLLVAEELNITRAAERLYISQQSLSNHISNMERELDVKLFTRSPKLSLTYAGDLLVETATQILDLHSQYLAKVGDINRHYMGVLRLGISHTCGLALLPEVLPKFQAEFPMVEFSLFEGNSTHLEDELAHGRVDLIVCFQPIMMEGVEVVPLTQEDLMLVVPRSFTDQIFGDRAEEMRKQFADGADIDAFQHMPFILIKRGNRTRSIVDQYFSRHFFKPKLILETENTITTLAMAEAGVGITICPELFVKTIHVTAARSSTDKLDFFPLTDPSTISRLVVGYRRDRYLSHFGERFIELTQQALQG, encoded by the coding sequence ATTTGAAGTATTTCCTGCTTGTGGCAGAGGAATTGAACATTACCAGGGCGGCCGAGCGGCTGTATATCTCCCAGCAATCGTTAAGCAACCACATCAGCAACATGGAGCGGGAGCTGGATGTCAAGCTCTTTACCCGCTCGCCCAAGCTGTCCCTGACCTACGCAGGGGATCTGCTGGTGGAGACTGCCACCCAGATCCTGGACCTGCACAGCCAGTACCTGGCCAAGGTGGGCGACATCAACCGCCACTACATGGGCGTGCTCCGTCTGGGCATCTCCCACACCTGCGGTCTGGCTCTGCTGCCTGAGGTGCTGCCCAAATTCCAGGCCGAGTTTCCCATGGTGGAATTCTCCCTCTTTGAGGGCAACTCCACCCACCTGGAGGACGAGTTGGCCCACGGCCGTGTGGATCTGATCGTCTGCTTCCAGCCTATCATGATGGAGGGTGTGGAGGTGGTCCCCCTGACCCAGGAGGACCTGATGCTGGTGGTGCCCCGCAGCTTTACCGACCAGATCTTCGGCGACCGGGCGGAGGAGATGCGTAAACAGTTTGCCGACGGGGCGGACATTGACGCCTTCCAGCACATGCCTTTCATCCTGATTAAACGGGGCAACCGCACCCGCAGCATCGTGGACCAGTACTTCAGCCGCCATTTCTTCAAGCCTAAGCTGATTCTGGAGACGGAGAACACCATTACCACGCTGGCCATGGCCGAGGCGGGGGTGGGCATCACCATCTGCCCGGAGCTGTTTGTCAAGACCATCCATGTCACCGCCGCCCGCTCCTCCACCGACAAGCTGGACTTCTTCCCTCTCACCGACCCCTCTACCATCAGCCGCCTGGTGGTGGGCTACCGCCGGGACCGGTACCTGTCCCACTTTGGAGAGCGGTTCATTGAGCTGACACAGCAGGCTCTCCAGGGCTGA
- the ucpA gene encoding SDR family oxidoreductase UcpA translates to MGKLTGKTALITGASKGIGEGIARTFLKHGAKVILAARGAAVEELAAQMGENAMAVRMDVSDPASVKAGVEAAQAAFGPIDILVSNAGICKLGDFLTQSDEDRDAHLDINVKGAWNTCKAVIPGMLERKWGKIVIMSSVTGDMVADPGEAAYAMSKAALVGLTKALAREFAPTINVNAICPGYVLTPMVKGMAQQSCPDNPQSVIDGIASAIPLGRLADPTEVGELAAFLASDEASYLTGAQFVIDGGSTLPETSTMGV, encoded by the coding sequence ATGGGTAAGCTGACCGGAAAGACCGCCCTCATTACCGGCGCCTCCAAGGGCATCGGCGAGGGCATCGCCCGCACCTTCCTCAAGCATGGAGCCAAAGTGATTCTGGCCGCCCGGGGCGCCGCCGTGGAGGAGCTGGCCGCCCAGATGGGCGAGAACGCCATGGCGGTGCGTATGGACGTGTCCGACCCCGCCAGTGTAAAGGCCGGGGTGGAGGCCGCCCAGGCCGCCTTTGGTCCCATCGATATTCTGGTGTCCAACGCCGGCATCTGCAAGCTGGGAGACTTCCTTACCCAGAGCGATGAGGACCGGGACGCCCACCTGGACATCAACGTGAAGGGCGCCTGGAACACCTGCAAGGCGGTGATTCCCGGCATGCTGGAGCGCAAATGGGGCAAGATCGTCATCATGTCCTCCGTCACCGGCGACATGGTGGCCGACCCCGGTGAGGCCGCCTATGCCATGAGCAAGGCCGCCCTGGTGGGTCTCACCAAGGCTCTGGCCCGGGAGTTTGCTCCCACCATCAACGTCAACGCCATCTGCCCGGGCTATGTGCTCACCCCCATGGTGAAGGGGATGGCCCAGCAGTCCTGCCCGGACAACCCCCAGAGTGTCATCGACGGTATCGCCTCCGCCATTCCTCTGGGCCGCCTGGCCGATCCCACCGAGGTGGGCGAGCTGGCCGCCTTCCTGGCCAGCGACGAGGCCAGCTATCTCACCGGCGCCCAGTTCGTCATTGACGGCGGCTCCACCCTCCCCGAGACCAGCACCATGGGCGTGTAA
- a CDS encoding polysaccharide deacetylase family protein gives MGRGKGPGVGLGLLVMCFVLALTPVGEQAQSAGGEAEVEVPVVALTFDDGPRWDTTSWLLEQLELREVPATFFMVGSRIPGNEDLIRQMKEQGCQIGVHTYDHVDVTGLSQTDFDLQIGKTRTLLREILGEGNYWLRPPYGFVDQGVRTWSDGPIILWSVDPEDWKDHDVERIVASVVEWVEDGDVILMHDIYQSSAEAAIRIVDALEEKGFCFVTVEQLMARQGIAPEAGVIFPERP, from the coding sequence GTGGGGCGAGGAAAGGGACCGGGCGTGGGGCTGGGCCTTTTGGTGATGTGTTTTGTTCTGGCGCTGACCCCGGTGGGGGAACAGGCGCAAAGCGCGGGGGGAGAGGCTGAGGTGGAGGTGCCGGTGGTGGCCCTCACCTTTGACGACGGACCGCGCTGGGACACCACAAGCTGGTTGCTGGAGCAGCTGGAGCTGCGGGAAGTGCCCGCCACCTTTTTTATGGTAGGCAGCCGGATCCCCGGCAACGAGGACCTCATCCGTCAGATGAAGGAGCAGGGGTGCCAGATCGGGGTACACACCTATGACCATGTGGATGTGACCGGGCTGAGCCAGACTGATTTTGACCTGCAGATCGGCAAGACCCGCACCCTTCTGCGGGAGATCTTGGGGGAGGGAAACTACTGGCTGCGGCCGCCCTACGGCTTTGTGGACCAGGGGGTGCGGACCTGGTCGGACGGGCCGATTATTCTGTGGTCGGTGGACCCGGAGGACTGGAAGGACCACGACGTGGAGCGCATCGTGGCCAGCGTGGTGGAGTGGGTGGAGGACGGCGACGTGATTTTGATGCATGACATCTATCAGTCCTCCGCAGAGGCGGCCATCCGCATCGTAGACGCTCTGGAGGAGAAGGGGTTCTGCTTTGTTACGGTGGAGCAGCTCATGGCCCGCCAGGGGATTGCACCGGAGGCAGGTGTGATCTTCCCGGAGCGGCCATAA
- a CDS encoding SPFH domain-containing protein — protein MGFMDIITKLIPVIVIILILLILASNIRVVQQSRAYVIERLGAFQTVWGVGLHFKIPFIERVVKNVSLKEQVVDFPPQPVITKDNVTMQIDTVIYFQITDPKLYTYGVEQPMSAIENLTATTLRNIIGDLELDQSLTSRDHINAQMRAILDEATDNWGIKVNRVELKNIMPPRDIQESMEKQMRAERERRESILQAEGQKQSQILVAEGEKQSAILKADAAKQAAILQAEGAKQAKILEAEAEAEAILKVQQATADAIRLINEAAPGEGVLKIKALEAFTAAANGKATKIIIPSEIQGLAGLAAGAKTIFDTEDPKA, from the coding sequence ATGGGCTTTATGGACATCATTACAAAATTGATCCCTGTCATCGTCATTATCCTGATCCTGCTCATCCTGGCATCCAACATCCGGGTGGTACAGCAGTCCCGTGCCTACGTCATCGAGCGTCTGGGCGCGTTCCAGACCGTGTGGGGTGTGGGCCTGCACTTCAAGATCCCCTTTATTGAGCGGGTGGTCAAAAACGTGTCCCTGAAGGAGCAGGTGGTGGACTTTCCGCCCCAGCCCGTCATCACCAAGGATAACGTCACCATGCAGATCGACACCGTCATCTACTTCCAGATCACCGACCCCAAGCTCTACACCTACGGCGTGGAGCAGCCCATGAGCGCCATCGAGAACCTGACCGCCACCACCCTGCGTAACATCATCGGCGATCTGGAGCTGGACCAGTCTCTCACCAGCCGCGACCACATCAACGCCCAGATGCGTGCCATCCTGGACGAGGCCACCGACAACTGGGGCATCAAGGTCAACCGCGTGGAGCTGAAGAACATCATGCCTCCCCGGGATATCCAGGAGTCCATGGAGAAGCAGATGCGCGCCGAGCGTGAACGCCGTGAGTCTATCCTCCAGGCTGAGGGCCAGAAGCAGTCCCAGATCCTGGTGGCGGAAGGCGAGAAGCAGTCTGCCATCCTGAAGGCTGACGCCGCCAAGCAGGCCGCTATCCTCCAGGCTGAGGGCGCCAAGCAGGCCAAGATTCTGGAAGCCGAAGCAGAAGCAGAGGCCATCCTGAAGGTGCAGCAGGCCACCGCTGACGCCATCCGGCTCATCAACGAGGCCGCCCCCGGCGAGGGCGTTTTGAAGATCAAGGCTCTGGAGGCCTTCACTGCCGCCGCCAACGGCAAGGCCACCAAGATCATCATTCCCAGCGAGATCCAGGGTCTGGCCGGTCTGGCCGCAGGCGCCAAGACCATCTTCGATACCGAGGACCCGAAAGCGTAA